DNA sequence from the Candidatus Kaistella beijingensis genome:
AGACCGATGGATTGAGGTGGTAAAAATGCTTTGTGAAGAGAAATTGGAAGAATTTTACCTGGTTTAGAAACCGCTTGTTAATTGCCTATCAGCAACTTAAGATTTTATTACCCATCATTTATTAAACTTTTGCCTATTAATCAGCCTTTCAAGTAAAAAATTAACTTGAGTTCATTTTGTCGTTCCTTTTTTTGATTATCTTTAATAGCCATGAAAAAGAACAAAAAAAGAGCGTATCCATTTTTGGAAATTTCAAATGAGGAATGGGACTATTTTGCATCAAAATTTACTTATGCAGAGTTTCCAAAGGGAAGCTTAATGCTTAATCATGGGGCGACAGAAAATCACTTGACCTTTTTAGAAGAAGGTCTTACAAGGAGTTTTCTTCCAAATGATGGTCGGGAAAAAACTTTGCGTTTTACATTTCCGGGAAATTTTGTGAGCAGTTATGCCTCATTTATTTTGCAAAAACCCAGTGAAATTGCCATTGAAACCCTGTCCGACTGCAAATGTTGGCGCATTACCTATGATGACCTTCAAGATTGCTATCTTCAAATCGAGAAGGGCAACAGAATGGGTAGAATCTCTGCCGAATATTTATACATCACCAGTTCTTCACGTGAAATTAATATGTTAGTAAAATCTCCTGAACAGCAATATCTTGAACTTTTAGAGTCTAGTCCCGAATGGTTTCAGCATATCCCATTAAAACATGTTGCCTCTTACCTTGGAATTACTCCACAGGCTTTAAGTAGGATTCGTGCACGTATTTTTTAACTCAAGTTCATTGTTAATCGTTGGTTTTAAGTCTAAATTTGCACTATTACGTAAATGATGAAAACAAACAGGTGATCAAAGCAGCGCTTCCAGACGAAGCGCTGTTTCTATTGATCACACGTCTTATTTTTTTACTACGGAGCCAGCTTTTTCTCCGTTTACAATTACATAATAAACACCTGTAAGTTCATTGGCAGGAATCTGAAACTTAATATTTTTTCTTCGTGCAAAACTTCTGACATTTTCTGAAACCACCTTCGTTATTGATTACATCATTGTAAAATTCAAAACAGTTTACAATAAATTTTAATAAAACTGAATAAAGTAATTATAATCAAACACTTTCCAAATATCTCTCCATAAAAATTAACTAATATTAAATTTTATTAAAATATGGCAATAGATCAAGAATTCGAGTAAAATAAGTTGAAAAAATCTATTTCAATTCATAGCATTCGAATGACTTCAAAAAAAAAAGATAAAATTGCTACCGCACTGGATTGCGAAACTCACCATAACCAATGAGTCCATCGTAATTTCTTCCAAATGGTTGGTAATACAGAAATGCCTGATAAAGATTTTCTGTTTGCCAGAAATTACCGTTCACTTCGCCAAAATTTAAGGTTCCATCTGGATTTTTCGTGGCCAAAATATAGTTGTAAAAACCTTGTTTTAAATAAATTTTTGCCATGAACATTTTAGAGCTTTCATCGAAAACCATTTGATTTTCTTTCGATGGAATAAAATCATTGAAGCCTCCCAAAACAAAAATTTCCTTATCTGATTTCTCAGATTCAAGGGCGAAGTAAACCCAAGAATAATCTCCCTCTCGATCTGCATCTCGCTCGATTCCCAAATCATTTCTTCTGAAATAAAAGGCACCGTTCACATCCGGTTGATATTGGTAATTCATCGGAAAAGCCCAAACTGGATATAAATAGGTGTAATTTACCTCAGCGATATTCTCTGTTTTTGCAACCATATCGAATGGGTTGTTCATGTTTTTATTGTCGAAATAATAAAATTCATTATTCCCAGGAAAAACCAGATTCATCTGCTGGAAAAGAAGTTTATTTCCTAAAGCGGAACTCGGTTTTTGATTGAGTACAGCGACATTCCAATTATTGTTCTGAATCACATTTAAAGAAACTGAATTCATATTTGAGCTTAATACAGAGCTATTTCCAATCGCCTGAACTTCAACTCTTTGGTTGACTTCAGGTTTTCTTGCATCTGAAGTTCTTGAAATGTTTAACCCTACATTTGCACCATCTTCAACGACACAAAATCTTTTGGTAAAAACAGGTTTATCCTGCGAATCTATATAGACGACCAATTCAAAATTCCCCGAA
Encoded proteins:
- a CDS encoding type IX secretion system plug protein; its protein translation is MKYLHFFLLFTSSFIFGQDIRSIQLFNPQTNDETPVIGFNERLILRFDDLSNSSTIYRYTIKHFDRNWNDDGLFFTEYANGSLNGMIDQFQYSFNTLQKYTNYTLTFPNEKIQPKISGNFELVVYIDSQDKPVFTKRFCVVEDGANVGLNISRTSDARKPEVNQRVEVQAIGNSSVLSSNMNSVSLNVIQNNNWNVAVLNQKPSSALGNKLLFQQMNLVFPGNNEFYYFDNKNMNNPFDMVAKTENIAEVNYTYLYPVWAFPMNYQYQPDVNGAFYFRRNDLGIERDADREGDYSWVYFALESEKSDKEIFVLGGFNDFIPSKENQMVFDESSKMFMAKIYLKQGFYNYILATKNPDGTLNFGEVNGNFWQTENLYQAFLYYQPFGRNYDGLIGYGEFRNPVR
- a CDS encoding Crp/Fnr family transcriptional regulator, which produces MKKNKKRAYPFLEISNEEWDYFASKFTYAEFPKGSLMLNHGATENHLTFLEEGLTRSFLPNDGREKTLRFTFPGNFVSSYASFILQKPSEIAIETLSDCKCWRITYDDLQDCYLQIEKGNRMGRISAEYLYITSSSREINMLVKSPEQQYLELLESSPEWFQHIPLKHVASYLGITPQALSRIRARIF